In Tachysurus fulvidraco isolate hzauxx_2018 chromosome 11, HZAU_PFXX_2.0, whole genome shotgun sequence, one DNA window encodes the following:
- the atf5b gene encoding uncharacterized protein atf5b isoform X2, which translates to MTEHFDSYPLSTSTESSPGSSIPPSPLEHDVQVPSDLEVMTSLLKEELAQLEDYYLFESAPMKADKWQKCDKGYQAMSAPSYYQLPCSSYNVNQSESNPRLVTLATGELDLRGFCGSSVGRSKTSRPAPYSYVRTHSTSQRIASNGCKDVEVFEKETWTFKGTHSGYAEMALDQCAVDKIFGKNHIGTKKVRECAILLKEEEKRCFTEDVFYRAEMVKSLDGGAPLDVHHRREGQVPGMKILGHGHEAVPMPVLHCSENGSNPAFKHPEVAECYFSQITANLEPYHGYMNEVDQPVRSGDVESMNNGYSSHECLVDQSFECLSGDSVGSSLEFPAQKPMQRLRENLCVFKPEVKVSCLERSHGERKQKKRDQNKTAAYRSSLPNLMYALSSHRQQ; encoded by the exons ATGACAGAACATTTTGACAGCTACCCACTTTCAACATCAACTGAATCGTCTCCTGGCTCATCGATTCCACCTTCCCCCTTGGAACATGATGTCCAGGTGCCCTCAGATTTGGAGGTCATGACCTCCCTCCTAAAAGAAGAACTTGCTCAACTCGAGGATTATTACCTATTTGAATCAGCGCCCATGAAAGCAGATAAATGGCAGAAATGTGATAAAGGCTACCAAGCGATGTCTGCACCGTCATATTACCAGTTACCCTGCTCTTCATACAATGTGAACCAGTCCGAATCGAACCCTAGGCTTGTTACCCTGGCAACAGGTGAGCTTGACCTGAGAGGGTTTTGTGGCAGCTCTGTTGGAAGATCTAAAACCTCCAGACCTGCTCCTTACAGCTATGTTCGGACGCACTCCACTAGCCAAAGGATAGCATCAAATGGTTGCAAAGACGTGGAAGTTTTTGAGAAAGAGACATGGACTTTCAAAGGGACTCATTCAGGTTATGCGGAGATGGCGTTAGACCAGTGTGCTGTTGACAAGATTTTTGGGAAGAACCATATCGGTACGAAAAAGGTTCGAGAATGTGCCATATTGTTaaaggaagaggaaaagagatGTTTCACTGAAGACGTTTTTTACAGAGCAGAGATGGTGAAAAGTTTGGATGGTGGTGCACCACTGGATGTGCACCATAGGAGAGAAGGTCAAGTTCCTGGAATGAAGATTCTTGGTCATGGTCATGAAGCTGTTCCTATGCCCGTGCTGCACTGTAGTGAAAATGGAAGTAATCCTGCGTTTAAACACCCAGAAGTAGCTGAGTGTTACTTTAGTCAAATTACTGCTAATTTAGAACCATATCATGGCTATATGAACGAAGTAGATCAGCCAGTCCGCTCTGGGGATGTCGAGTCTATGAATAACGGTTACTCAAGCCATGAATGCCTTGTAGATCAAAGCTTTGAATGTCTGTCCGGAGACAGTGTTGGATCTTCTTTGGAGTTCCCAGCACAGAAACCAATGCAAAGGCTAAGagaaaacctgtgtgtgttcaagCCGGAGGTCAAAGTAAGTTGCCTGGAAAGGAGCCATGGAGAGCgcaaacagaagaaaagagacCAGAACAAGACAGCTGCTTACAG GTCTAGTTTGCCAAATTTGATGTATGCATTGTCCTCACACAGACAACAATAG
- the atf5b gene encoding uncharacterized protein atf5b isoform X3 codes for MTEHFDSYPLSTSTESSPGSSIPPSPLEHDVQVPSDLEVMTSLLKEELAQLEDYYLFESAPMKADKWQKCDKGYQAMSAPSYYQLPCSSYNVNQSESNPRLVTLATGELDLRGFCGSSVGRSKTSRPAPYSYVRTHSTSQRIASNGCKDVEVFEKETWTFKGTHSGYAEMALDQCAVDKIFGKNHIGTKKVRECAILLKEEEKRCFTEDVFYRAEMVKSLDGGAPLDVHHRREGQVPGMKILGHGHEAVPMPVLHCSENGSNPAFKHPEVAECYFSQITANLEPYHGYMNEVDQPVRSGDVESMNNGYSSHECLVDQSFECLSGDSVGSSLEFPAQKPMQRLRENLCVFKPEVKVSCLERSHGERKQKKRDQNKTAAYRQQ; via the exons ATGACAGAACATTTTGACAGCTACCCACTTTCAACATCAACTGAATCGTCTCCTGGCTCATCGATTCCACCTTCCCCCTTGGAACATGATGTCCAGGTGCCCTCAGATTTGGAGGTCATGACCTCCCTCCTAAAAGAAGAACTTGCTCAACTCGAGGATTATTACCTATTTGAATCAGCGCCCATGAAAGCAGATAAATGGCAGAAATGTGATAAAGGCTACCAAGCGATGTCTGCACCGTCATATTACCAGTTACCCTGCTCTTCATACAATGTGAACCAGTCCGAATCGAACCCTAGGCTTGTTACCCTGGCAACAGGTGAGCTTGACCTGAGAGGGTTTTGTGGCAGCTCTGTTGGAAGATCTAAAACCTCCAGACCTGCTCCTTACAGCTATGTTCGGACGCACTCCACTAGCCAAAGGATAGCATCAAATGGTTGCAAAGACGTGGAAGTTTTTGAGAAAGAGACATGGACTTTCAAAGGGACTCATTCAGGTTATGCGGAGATGGCGTTAGACCAGTGTGCTGTTGACAAGATTTTTGGGAAGAACCATATCGGTACGAAAAAGGTTCGAGAATGTGCCATATTGTTaaaggaagaggaaaagagatGTTTCACTGAAGACGTTTTTTACAGAGCAGAGATGGTGAAAAGTTTGGATGGTGGTGCACCACTGGATGTGCACCATAGGAGAGAAGGTCAAGTTCCTGGAATGAAGATTCTTGGTCATGGTCATGAAGCTGTTCCTATGCCCGTGCTGCACTGTAGTGAAAATGGAAGTAATCCTGCGTTTAAACACCCAGAAGTAGCTGAGTGTTACTTTAGTCAAATTACTGCTAATTTAGAACCATATCATGGCTATATGAACGAAGTAGATCAGCCAGTCCGCTCTGGGGATGTCGAGTCTATGAATAACGGTTACTCAAGCCATGAATGCCTTGTAGATCAAAGCTTTGAATGTCTGTCCGGAGACAGTGTTGGATCTTCTTTGGAGTTCCCAGCACAGAAACCAATGCAAAGGCTAAGagaaaacctgtgtgtgttcaagCCGGAGGTCAAAGTAAGTTGCCTGGAAAGGAGCCATGGAGAGCgcaaacagaagaaaagagacCAGAACAAGACAGCTGCTTACAG ACAACAATAG
- the atf5b gene encoding uncharacterized protein atf5b isoform X1, whose protein sequence is MTEHFDSYPLSTSTESSPGSSIPPSPLEHDVQVPSDLEVMTSLLKEELAQLEDYYLFESAPMKADKWQKCDKGYQAMSAPSYYQLPCSSYNVNQSESNPRLVTLATGELDLRGFCGSSVGRSKTSRPAPYSYVRTHSTSQRIASNGCKDVEVFEKETWTFKGTHSGYAEMALDQCAVDKIFGKNHIGTKKVRECAILLKEEEKRCFTEDVFYRAEMVKSLDGGAPLDVHHRREGQVPGMKILGHGHEAVPMPVLHCSENGSNPAFKHPEVAECYFSQITANLEPYHGYMNEVDQPVRSGDVESMNNGYSSHECLVDQSFECLSGDSVGSSLEFPAQKPMQRLRENLCVFKPEVKVSCLERSHGERKQKKRDQNKTAAYRYRQRKRAEQDCLEEELHGLEGRNRELRDKAESVEREIQYVKDLLIEVYKARSQRLKEDSSA, encoded by the exons ATGACAGAACATTTTGACAGCTACCCACTTTCAACATCAACTGAATCGTCTCCTGGCTCATCGATTCCACCTTCCCCCTTGGAACATGATGTCCAGGTGCCCTCAGATTTGGAGGTCATGACCTCCCTCCTAAAAGAAGAACTTGCTCAACTCGAGGATTATTACCTATTTGAATCAGCGCCCATGAAAGCAGATAAATGGCAGAAATGTGATAAAGGCTACCAAGCGATGTCTGCACCGTCATATTACCAGTTACCCTGCTCTTCATACAATGTGAACCAGTCCGAATCGAACCCTAGGCTTGTTACCCTGGCAACAGGTGAGCTTGACCTGAGAGGGTTTTGTGGCAGCTCTGTTGGAAGATCTAAAACCTCCAGACCTGCTCCTTACAGCTATGTTCGGACGCACTCCACTAGCCAAAGGATAGCATCAAATGGTTGCAAAGACGTGGAAGTTTTTGAGAAAGAGACATGGACTTTCAAAGGGACTCATTCAGGTTATGCGGAGATGGCGTTAGACCAGTGTGCTGTTGACAAGATTTTTGGGAAGAACCATATCGGTACGAAAAAGGTTCGAGAATGTGCCATATTGTTaaaggaagaggaaaagagatGTTTCACTGAAGACGTTTTTTACAGAGCAGAGATGGTGAAAAGTTTGGATGGTGGTGCACCACTGGATGTGCACCATAGGAGAGAAGGTCAAGTTCCTGGAATGAAGATTCTTGGTCATGGTCATGAAGCTGTTCCTATGCCCGTGCTGCACTGTAGTGAAAATGGAAGTAATCCTGCGTTTAAACACCCAGAAGTAGCTGAGTGTTACTTTAGTCAAATTACTGCTAATTTAGAACCATATCATGGCTATATGAACGAAGTAGATCAGCCAGTCCGCTCTGGGGATGTCGAGTCTATGAATAACGGTTACTCAAGCCATGAATGCCTTGTAGATCAAAGCTTTGAATGTCTGTCCGGAGACAGTGTTGGATCTTCTTTGGAGTTCCCAGCACAGAAACCAATGCAAAGGCTAAGagaaaacctgtgtgtgttcaagCCGGAGGTCAAAGTAAGTTGCCTGGAAAGGAGCCATGGAGAGCgcaaacagaagaaaagagacCAGAACAAGACAGCTGCTTACAG GTATCGACAGCGGAAGAGGGCGGAGCAGGACTGCTTGGAGGAAGAGCTTCATGGATTGGAAGGGAGAAACAGAGAGCTGCGAGACAAAGCCGAatctgtagagagagagatccagtaTGTCAAAGACCTCCTGATTGAAGTGTATAAGGCTCGGAGTCAGCGCCTCAAAGAGGATTCCAGTGCCTAA